In the genome of Apostichopus japonicus isolate 1M-3 chromosome 15, ASM3797524v1, whole genome shotgun sequence, one region contains:
- the LOC139981575 gene encoding uncharacterized protein, with protein sequence MEPNTAIMVLKRGEKWVSPAAARVKIDSNSDTDVISEEDDTQYHANLPSISSAPPMKRLRETEVTTNEAAELIRAVLQKRASGATVLAEYRAQKCLRRLSRRLLVNIVVANMMEVHGRTPPTVTKGKYAVGIVNLFENLQDPYTPTGHDAFYDERTDTGFLAARIKNVNRGERHSEQSDITPKDPACKQDGGPMLKRALPAVSDNLQSEDNTTADVNWMKHTPAVSTDSNLVF encoded by the exons ATGGAGCCAAACACAGCAATCATGGTGTTAAAGAGAGGTGAAAAGTGGG taTCTCCAGCAGCTGCAAGGGTTAAAATAGACAGCaattcagatactgatgtaatTTCTGAGGAAGATGATACTCAATATCATGCTAATCTTCCCTCCATCAGTTCTGCACCTCCCATGAAAAGATTAAGGGAAACAGAAGTAACAACAAACGAGGCAGCTGAG CTCATAAGGGCAGTTCTTCAAAAACGTGCAAGTGGAGCCACTGTTTTAGCTGAATACAGAGCCCAAAAGTGTCTGAGGAGATTGTCCAGGAGATTGTTGGTAAACATTGTAGTTGCTAACATGATGGAAGTACATgg ACGGACTCCACCTACGGTcacaaaaggaaaatatgcagTTGGTATTGTCAACCTGTTTGAAAACCTTCAAGACCCATACACACCAACAGGTCAT gACGCTTTTTATGATGAAAGAACCGATACAGGATTCCTTGCAGCAAGGATAAAAAACGTCAATAGAGGAGAACGTCATTCTGAACAATCAGACATAACTCCAAAGGACCCTGCCTGCAAGCAAGATGGAGGCCCCATGCTTAAAAGGGCATTACCTGCTGTGTCTGATAACCTACAATCTGAAGATAACACTACAGCAGATGTAAACTGGATGAAACATACCCCTGCTGTATCTACAGATTCTAATTTGGTCTTTTGA